In Acidaminococcus fermentans DSM 20731, one genomic interval encodes:
- a CDS encoding RnfABCDGE type electron transport complex subunit G, which yields MSNLFVKYTGILAIICGVSVGLVAAANEGTKDTIAKKHEADTRAAYKVVLPELGDLKKLPAPGGLITDVQQSSKDGKPNGYIYTVTPSGYGGKVTLMVGISKNGDKITGIKVMNHSETPGLGAKSTEPEWQAQFKGKALKDALAVTKQEPAKPNEIKAITAATITSRAVVTGVNAAREDYMKNHANGKD from the coding sequence ATGAGCAACCTCTTTGTTAAATACACCGGCATCCTGGCAATTATCTGCGGCGTCAGCGTAGGTCTTGTGGCCGCCGCCAACGAAGGGACCAAGGATACCATTGCCAAGAAACATGAAGCCGATACCCGGGCCGCCTACAAGGTGGTACTGCCGGAGCTGGGCGATCTGAAGAAACTGCCGGCTCCCGGCGGCCTGATCACCGATGTGCAGCAGTCCTCCAAGGACGGCAAACCCAACGGCTACATCTACACCGTAACCCCCAGCGGGTACGGCGGAAAAGTGACCCTGATGGTGGGCATCTCCAAGAACGGGGACAAGATCACCGGGATCAAAGTCATGAACCACAGTGAAACTCCTGGCCTGGGTGCCAAGAGTACGGAACCGGAATGGCAGGCCCAGTTCAAGGGCAAAGCCCTGAAGGATGCCCTGGCCGTCACCAAACAGGAACCGGCCAAGCCCAATGAAATCAAGGCCATCACGGCAGCAACCATCACCTCCAGAGCTGTGGTCACCGGCGTCAATGCCGCCCGGGAAGACTACATGAAAAATCATGCCAACGGAAAGGACTGA
- a CDS encoding RnfABCDGE type electron transport complex subunit D: protein MEPIKEPKPLVLVSSSPHMHCGLTISKSMREVILALVPAVLASVYYFRVDAVRVIVCCVLSAIIFEKLANKVMGVKKDTVKDGSAALTGLLLALCLPASLPSYMAVLGGMFAVVIGKAIFGGLGKNIFNPAHIGRAILLASFPQQMTTWVIPATKAAAVTAATAGADATTAATPLAVMRMTEKVWQAGGAAASQLPPLSDLFMGNVGGSLGETCVPALVLGGLYLIWKKLIDWRIPVFYLATVAVLTGIYGAVMGYPSTFPLYHLFAGGLMIGAFFMATDWVTSPITKKGKIIYAIGLGVLTSLIRLRGSYTEGVCYSILMMNMVTPMIDRFVRNVSFGGGQKK from the coding sequence ATGGAACCTATTAAAGAACCGAAACCGCTGGTTCTCGTTTCCTCGTCTCCCCACATGCACTGTGGGCTCACCATCAGCAAGTCCATGCGGGAAGTCATCCTGGCACTGGTACCGGCTGTCCTGGCTTCTGTCTATTATTTCCGCGTGGATGCGGTCCGGGTGATCGTATGCTGCGTGCTTTCTGCCATTATCTTTGAAAAGCTGGCCAACAAGGTCATGGGCGTGAAGAAAGACACCGTCAAAGACGGTTCCGCTGCCCTGACCGGTCTGCTGCTGGCCCTGTGCCTGCCGGCTTCCCTGCCCAGCTACATGGCTGTCCTGGGCGGCATGTTCGCCGTGGTCATCGGCAAAGCCATTTTCGGCGGCTTGGGCAAGAACATCTTCAACCCGGCCCATATCGGCCGTGCCATCCTGCTGGCTTCTTTCCCCCAGCAGATGACCACCTGGGTCATCCCCGCCACCAAAGCGGCTGCCGTTACGGCTGCCACGGCCGGGGCTGATGCCACCACCGCTGCCACGCCGCTGGCCGTGATGCGGATGACGGAAAAAGTATGGCAGGCCGGCGGTGCCGCCGCCTCCCAGCTGCCTCCCCTGTCCGATCTCTTCATGGGCAATGTGGGCGGTTCCCTGGGTGAAACCTGCGTACCGGCTCTGGTCCTGGGCGGCCTGTACCTGATCTGGAAAAAGCTCATTGACTGGCGGATCCCCGTGTTTTATCTGGCCACGGTAGCCGTTCTCACCGGGATCTACGGGGCTGTGATGGGGTATCCCTCCACTTTCCCGCTGTACCATCTGTTCGCTGGCGGCCTGATGATCGGTGCCTTCTTCATGGCCACTGACTGGGTCACCTCCCCCATCACCAAAAAAGGCAAGATCATCTATGCCATTGGTCTGGGTGTCCTGACTTCCCTGATCCGTCTGCGGGGCAGCTACACGGAAGGCGTGTGCTATTCCATCCTGATGATGAACATGGTCACTCCCATGATTGACCGTTTCGTTCGGAACGTATCCTTCGGAGGAGGTCAGAAAAAATGA
- the rsxC gene encoding electron transport complex subunit RsxC has product MGGVEVPPSKSLTDKVAIERCPAPDVVYIPLSQHIGAPAKPVVKPGDKVTIGQVIGEAGGFVSTNIHASVSGMVMKLENRYMPHGMISQCVVIKNDGQDTLCEDIKPRSEEEITPDLIRQVLREKGIAGMGGATFPTAVKYAPPKEGHCPIDTILLNGIECEPFVTADHRTLLEYADEIIQGLKYFMLASGAAKGIIGIEDNKPDAIELMQKKVAGEANIEVCVCKEKYPQGSEKHLIYAATGRTVPDRGLPADVGVIVDNVGTAVAACRAVKNNIPLYERVVTISGDGVNKPGNYIVRLGTLFSDAVEKAAGGLKGDPGKIVAGGMMMGFAVNSLDYPITKGSSGLLIFNSKSPFAQYVEPDPCVHCARCVDACPMKLEPTEIVQAVKKQNWDDAERFFCHACIECGSCAFVCPAHIPLVQYIRMGKQFIRGKGDGGHNPFYKFDK; this is encoded by the coding sequence ATGGGCGGTGTAGAAGTACCCCCCAGCAAGTCCTTGACCGACAAAGTGGCTATCGAAAGATGCCCGGCTCCGGACGTGGTGTACATTCCTCTTTCCCAGCACATTGGTGCTCCGGCCAAACCGGTGGTTAAACCAGGGGATAAGGTCACGATCGGACAGGTGATTGGTGAAGCAGGCGGTTTCGTCAGCACCAACATCCATGCCAGCGTCAGCGGCATGGTCATGAAACTGGAAAATCGGTATATGCCCCACGGCATGATTTCCCAGTGCGTGGTCATCAAGAATGATGGCCAGGACACTCTGTGCGAGGATATCAAGCCCCGCAGTGAGGAAGAAATCACCCCGGATCTGATCCGTCAGGTCCTGCGGGAAAAAGGGATTGCCGGCATGGGCGGCGCCACCTTCCCCACGGCTGTAAAGTATGCGCCTCCCAAGGAAGGCCACTGCCCCATCGACACGATCCTGCTGAACGGGATCGAATGCGAACCCTTCGTCACGGCTGACCACCGTACCCTGCTGGAATACGCCGACGAAATCATCCAGGGCCTGAAGTACTTCATGCTGGCCTCCGGCGCTGCCAAAGGCATCATCGGCATCGAAGACAACAAACCCGATGCCATCGAGCTGATGCAGAAGAAAGTGGCCGGCGAAGCCAACATCGAAGTCTGCGTCTGCAAGGAAAAGTATCCCCAGGGTTCTGAAAAACACCTGATCTATGCCGCTACCGGCCGTACGGTCCCTGACCGGGGTCTGCCTGCAGATGTAGGTGTGATCGTGGACAACGTGGGTACTGCCGTGGCAGCCTGCCGTGCCGTAAAGAACAACATCCCCCTGTACGAAAGAGTCGTGACCATCAGCGGTGACGGCGTCAACAAACCGGGGAACTATATCGTCCGCCTGGGCACCCTGTTCAGTGACGCGGTGGAAAAAGCCGCCGGCGGTCTGAAAGGGGATCCCGGCAAGATCGTTGCCGGCGGGATGATGATGGGCTTTGCCGTCAACTCCCTGGATTACCCCATCACCAAGGGTTCCAGCGGTCTCCTGATCTTCAATTCCAAATCTCCTTTTGCCCAGTATGTGGAACCGGATCCCTGCGTCCACTGCGCCCGCTGCGTGGATGCCTGCCCCATGAAGCTGGAACCGACGGAAATCGTCCAGGCCGTGAAGAAGCAGAACTGGGATGATGCAGAACGGTTCTTCTGCCATGCCTGCATCGAATGCGGTTCCTGTGCTTTCGTATGCCCTGCCCATATTCCTCTGGTGCAGTACATCCGGATGGGCAAGCAATTTATCAGAGGGAAAGGTGACGGCGGTCACAACCCCTTCTATAAATTCGACAAATAA
- a CDS encoding radical SAM protein: protein MFGLYFDDYDTPVFRPPSEANSFILRVTRGCAHNTCTFCAMYKDVRFSVCPDEEISRQIALAARYARNQVKRIFLADGDALVLPTEKLLKILAVLYRTFPNLQRVTSYAGPRDILRKSDEDMVRLREAGLKMLYFGLETGDDSLLARIKKGVTAEEAVAAGQKVVRCGMKLSMMVIAGLGGKADSERHAVNTGKAVTAIQPNMLSVLTLRLYKGTEMLRQFEAGEFELLSPAGLAREVHTMLENVEIRPENHTLFRSNHISNYVPLAGTLPQDRDRLLRELDVSMEKLSKLTDWEVYTNMEY from the coding sequence ATGTTTGGTCTTTATTTCGATGATTACGATACGCCGGTGTTCCGTCCCCCCAGTGAAGCCAACAGCTTCATCCTGCGGGTGACCCGGGGCTGTGCCCACAACACCTGCACCTTCTGCGCCATGTACAAGGATGTGCGGTTTTCCGTCTGCCCGGATGAGGAAATCTCCCGGCAGATCGCCCTGGCGGCCCGGTATGCCCGGAACCAGGTGAAACGGATCTTCCTGGCGGACGGGGATGCCCTGGTGCTGCCTACGGAAAAACTGCTGAAGATCCTGGCTGTGCTCTACCGGACTTTTCCCAATCTCCAGCGGGTCACCTCCTATGCCGGGCCCCGGGACATCCTGCGAAAAAGCGATGAAGACATGGTCCGCCTCCGGGAAGCGGGACTGAAAATGCTGTATTTTGGCCTGGAAACCGGGGACGATTCCCTCCTGGCCCGGATCAAAAAAGGGGTCACGGCGGAAGAAGCCGTTGCCGCCGGCCAGAAGGTGGTCCGCTGCGGTATGAAGCTGTCCATGATGGTGATCGCCGGACTGGGCGGAAAGGCGGACAGTGAACGCCATGCGGTGAACACCGGGAAAGCCGTCACCGCCATCCAGCCCAACATGCTCAGTGTGCTGACCCTGCGGCTGTACAAAGGGACGGAAATGCTCCGGCAGTTCGAAGCCGGGGAATTTGAGCTGCTGTCCCCGGCGGGGCTGGCCCGGGAAGTCCATACCATGCTGGAAAATGTGGAGATCCGGCCGGAAAACCACACCCTGTTCCGGAGCAACCACATCTCCAACTACGTGCCTCTGGCAGGCACCCTGCCCCAGGACCGGGACCGGCTGCTCCGGGAACTGGATGTTTCCATGGAAAAGCTTTCAAAATTGACGGATTGGGAAGTTTATACTAATATGGAGTATTGA
- a CDS encoding NlpC/P60 family protein yields MKLHKLVTALILAVLALPLSAGAAAHRTAPLKVGDKGWKVKTVQIKLNAIGMKTPQTGKYTRELEGQVRNFQKEHRLPATGKVDDTTYFRIQEAAFEKEGIHGIRGEDVVRTASRYKGVPYSFGGTTPRAFDCSGYVQYVFRQHRAQLPRTADLQYEKGLFVTQRQLKPGDLVFFSTYEPGASHVGIYAGNGLFWNATSSRGVRLCSLSDDYWKSRYYGAKRVLVPVHKSYR; encoded by the coding sequence ATGAAACTGCATAAGCTCGTTACAGCGCTGATCCTGGCTGTGCTGGCTCTGCCCCTTTCAGCCGGTGCGGCTGCCCATCGGACAGCCCCTCTGAAAGTGGGAGACAAGGGCTGGAAAGTCAAAACGGTGCAGATCAAACTGAACGCCATCGGTATGAAAACACCCCAGACGGGAAAATACACCAGGGAACTGGAAGGCCAGGTCCGGAACTTCCAGAAGGAACACCGGCTGCCGGCCACCGGGAAAGTGGATGACACCACCTATTTCCGGATCCAGGAAGCCGCCTTCGAAAAAGAGGGCATCCATGGAATCAGGGGCGAAGACGTGGTCCGGACGGCCTCCCGGTACAAGGGTGTGCCCTACAGCTTCGGGGGAACCACGCCCCGGGCTTTCGACTGCTCCGGCTACGTCCAGTATGTGTTCCGCCAGCACCGGGCCCAGCTGCCCAGGACGGCGGATCTGCAGTATGAGAAGGGTCTTTTTGTGACCCAGCGGCAATTGAAACCGGGGGATCTGGTGTTCTTCTCCACCTATGAACCCGGAGCGTCCCATGTGGGCATCTATGCAGGAAACGGGCTGTTCTGGAACGCCACCTCTTCCCGGGGAGTGCGGCTGTGCAGCCTGTCCGATGATTATTGGAAATCCAGATATTACGGTGCAAAACGGGTCCTGGTCCCGGTGCACAAATCATATCGCTAA
- a CDS encoding sigma-54-dependent Fis family transcriptional regulator, whose protein sequence is MIRERRNKEKLTSYYNKFVDEGIIDPNVHPWVAESWRRCEARKLEHETMPANGVRLSPQELAKALEVHEDVVKYVDGLFEQNKQYFNSHNLSMLLVNEEGYVLKNYALPFFQRSIEDIQGMRVLEEDVGTSSICVARSHNVPFLMFGPEMWIRESHSGDACSAPIEVGGQCRYILSLFSLDQNDLPYDILLSLLMTMKYSVENFLNMLAYWKVCGLISEEIPASVYWVNQDGSLRYSNTNGKKRLDGKERLDEVFLNYEHIPIQKGLSGKSTIRKEITWITQERTYEDVTSVLPVKAGGKVDSVVIITMAIEDLKTTIAHATGYSSRYSLYSMVGNSSEFLALQHKAARVARGDNNLLLQGEPGTGKQRLAHGIHQASPRAAAPLITVRGHDGSEAELEAEFFGSDDGAGHVTAGALELANGGTLFLDEIEKFPTKLEDALADALRNGVRNWETGTRRKYNVRVIAACDSNLKRLTDKGLFSRNLYEQVIGTVIRVPPLRERVEDVEVIANHILTEMAARHNMPSKTLSREALQLLNSCQWPGNIKQLQGVIEQAFFHTSGSVIEASHIKLPGEHRIEKSWKHDKDAFVAAWKAAGGNISKLALMLDVSRVTLYRYLKKFNLGPEEKKNRGKKAKTEEK, encoded by the coding sequence ATGATTAGGGAACGACGCAACAAGGAAAAGCTGACCAGCTACTACAATAAATTTGTGGACGAGGGGATCATAGATCCCAACGTCCATCCGTGGGTGGCGGAGTCCTGGCGCCGGTGCGAAGCACGGAAACTGGAACATGAGACCATGCCGGCCAACGGGGTGCGGCTGTCTCCCCAGGAACTGGCCAAGGCACTGGAAGTCCATGAGGACGTGGTGAAGTATGTGGACGGGCTCTTTGAACAGAACAAACAGTATTTCAATTCCCACAATCTGAGCATGCTGCTGGTGAATGAAGAGGGATATGTGCTGAAGAACTACGCCCTGCCCTTTTTCCAGCGGAGCATCGAGGATATCCAGGGCATGCGGGTCCTGGAGGAGGATGTGGGCACGTCCAGCATCTGTGTGGCCCGGAGCCACAATGTGCCTTTCCTGATGTTCGGACCGGAGATGTGGATCCGGGAAAGCCATTCCGGAGATGCCTGCTCCGCTCCCATCGAAGTGGGCGGCCAGTGCCGGTACATCCTGTCCCTGTTCTCCCTGGACCAGAATGATCTGCCCTACGACATCCTGCTGAGCCTGCTGATGACCATGAAATACTCTGTGGAGAATTTCCTGAACATGCTGGCCTACTGGAAGGTCTGCGGCCTGATCTCGGAAGAGATCCCGGCTTCGGTCTACTGGGTGAACCAGGACGGCAGCCTGCGGTACAGCAACACCAACGGGAAAAAGCGGCTGGATGGGAAGGAACGGCTGGACGAAGTGTTCCTGAACTATGAACACATCCCCATCCAGAAGGGATTGTCCGGGAAGAGCACCATCCGGAAGGAAATCACCTGGATCACCCAGGAACGGACCTATGAGGATGTGACCAGTGTACTGCCGGTGAAAGCCGGCGGCAAAGTGGACAGCGTGGTGATTATCACCATGGCCATCGAGGACCTGAAGACCACCATTGCCCATGCCACCGGATACAGCTCCCGGTACAGCCTTTACAGCATGGTGGGCAACTCCAGCGAATTCCTGGCCCTCCAGCACAAAGCGGCCCGGGTGGCCCGGGGAGACAACAACCTGCTGCTCCAGGGCGAACCGGGTACCGGCAAGCAGCGGCTGGCCCACGGGATCCATCAGGCCAGCCCCCGGGCAGCGGCTCCTCTCATTACCGTCCGGGGCCATGACGGCTCGGAAGCGGAACTGGAAGCGGAATTCTTCGGCAGTGATGACGGCGCCGGCCATGTGACCGCCGGAGCCCTGGAACTGGCCAACGGGGGAACCCTGTTCCTGGATGAAATCGAAAAATTCCCCACCAAGCTGGAAGATGCCCTGGCGGATGCCCTGCGCAACGGGGTCCGGAACTGGGAAACCGGCACCCGCCGGAAATACAATGTGCGGGTGATCGCCGCCTGCGACTCCAACCTGAAACGACTGACGGACAAGGGACTGTTCTCCCGGAACCTGTATGAACAGGTGATCGGGACGGTGATCCGGGTTCCGCCCCTGCGGGAACGGGTGGAAGATGTGGAAGTGATCGCCAACCACATCCTGACGGAAATGGCCGCCCGGCACAACATGCCCAGCAAGACCCTTTCCCGGGAAGCTCTCCAGCTGCTGAACAGCTGCCAGTGGCCCGGCAACATCAAACAGCTCCAGGGGGTCATCGAACAGGCCTTCTTCCACACTTCCGGCAGTGTCATCGAAGCATCCCACATCAAACTGCCGGGAGAACACCGGATCGAAAAATCCTGGAAGCATGACAAGGATGCCTTTGTGGCCGCCTGGAAAGCTGCGGGAGGCAATATCAGCAAACTGGCGCTGATGCTGGATGTAAGCCGGGTGACCCTGTACCGGTATCTGAAAAAATTCAATCTGGGCCCGGAAGAAAAGAAAAACCGGGGCAAGAAAGCAAAGACGGAAGAAAAATAA
- the trmB gene encoding tRNA (guanosine(46)-N7)-methyltransferase TrmB: MRLRKKPWIPQALEEYRGKELLEDGLEQYRGQWSQQVLGGRPVQLEIGCGKGQFLAAMSQLHPEIGYLGIETQRDVCYYGVKKIREGEIPNARILHADAAHLLDWFAPGEVDQIYLNFSDPWPKARHAKRRLTYRTFLAQYKEILKPGGHLRFKTDNDDLFAFSVEEFKEFGLEIVALSTDLHHTDILNEAQTEYEQKFSARGKNINFCEVAF; the protein is encoded by the coding sequence ATGCGTTTACGAAAGAAACCCTGGATCCCTCAGGCCCTGGAAGAGTACCGGGGAAAAGAACTGCTGGAAGACGGACTGGAACAGTATCGGGGCCAGTGGTCCCAACAGGTGCTGGGGGGCCGTCCGGTCCAGCTGGAAATCGGCTGCGGCAAGGGGCAGTTCCTGGCAGCCATGAGCCAGCTCCATCCGGAAATCGGCTACCTGGGCATTGAAACCCAGCGGGATGTGTGCTATTACGGCGTGAAGAAGATCCGGGAAGGGGAAATCCCCAATGCCCGGATCCTCCATGCTGACGCCGCCCATCTCCTGGACTGGTTCGCTCCGGGAGAAGTGGACCAGATCTACCTGAATTTCAGCGATCCCTGGCCCAAGGCCCGGCATGCCAAACGGCGGCTGACTTACCGGACTTTCCTGGCCCAGTACAAAGAGATCCTGAAGCCGGGGGGACATCTCCGGTTCAAAACGGACAATGATGATCTGTTTGCCTTTTCTGTAGAGGAGTTCAAGGAATTTGGCCTGGAAATCGTGGCACTGTCCACGGATCTCCACCATACGGACATCCTCAACGAAGCCCAGACGGAATATGAGCAGAAGTTCAGTGCCCGGGGCAAGAACATCAACTTCTGCGAAGTGGCCTTTTAA
- a CDS encoding FtsW/RodA/SpoVE family cell cycle protein, with product MGKRFLIWDNPRDALVNLVYFLMILGGVNIFSASFVAAADMFGNGYHYLIRYAIYGAIGLGLMHWVGRKWDYHQFFRVDQLLCVGCTVLLIAVDIFGKATKGAQRWLILGPFSFQPSEFVKLAVILLGAHFLGRVMEQGKTPHLHRKDTCQAFLEAAFMSFLVLIQPDMGTASIILTLMIVLYLLAGLPWKEFGILVGVLLGGAVAAVIQAPYRLNRMRIWLTPELDPQGNGYQAVQAKMAIGSGGIFGEPFGMGTSKFFYLPEAHTDFAFAIFCQEWGFLGALFLMLVFLLMGLALYRIGQNTQDRKGFLLVSGVNFLVVGQAIANMAMVCGILPVIGVPLSFISYGGTSLIITLVGIGLVLSVYRMEMERGKQPAGSRVPPSGNRPFQPGRKETGRWTR from the coding sequence ATGGGAAAACGGTTTTTAATCTGGGACAATCCCCGGGATGCACTGGTGAACCTGGTGTATTTCCTGATGATCCTGGGGGGCGTGAACATTTTCAGCGCCAGTTTCGTGGCGGCGGCGGATATGTTCGGCAACGGGTACCATTATCTGATCCGGTATGCCATTTACGGGGCCATCGGACTGGGGCTGATGCACTGGGTGGGCCGGAAATGGGACTATCACCAGTTCTTCCGGGTTGACCAGCTGCTGTGCGTGGGCTGTACGGTCCTTTTGATTGCCGTGGACATTTTCGGCAAGGCCACCAAAGGGGCCCAGCGCTGGCTGATCCTGGGACCTTTTTCCTTTCAGCCTTCCGAATTCGTGAAACTGGCGGTGATCCTCCTGGGGGCCCATTTCCTGGGCCGGGTGATGGAACAGGGGAAAACACCCCATCTCCACCGGAAGGATACCTGTCAGGCCTTCCTGGAAGCGGCGTTCATGTCCTTCCTGGTGCTGATCCAGCCGGATATGGGGACGGCTTCCATTATCCTGACCCTGATGATCGTACTGTACCTGCTGGCGGGACTGCCCTGGAAAGAATTCGGCATCCTGGTGGGGGTGCTCCTGGGCGGGGCTGTGGCGGCCGTGATCCAGGCTCCCTACCGGCTGAACCGGATGCGGATCTGGCTGACGCCGGAACTGGATCCCCAGGGCAACGGGTACCAGGCGGTCCAGGCCAAAATGGCCATCGGCAGCGGGGGAATCTTCGGTGAACCCTTCGGCATGGGCACCAGCAAGTTCTTTTACCTGCCGGAAGCCCATACGGATTTTGCCTTTGCCATTTTCTGCCAGGAATGGGGCTTTCTGGGAGCCCTGTTCCTGATGCTGGTATTCCTGCTCATGGGACTGGCCCTGTACCGGATCGGGCAGAATACCCAGGACCGGAAGGGGTTCCTGCTGGTCAGCGGGGTGAATTTCCTGGTGGTGGGCCAGGCCATTGCCAATATGGCCATGGTCTGCGGCATCCTGCCGGTAATCGGGGTTCCGCTGTCCTTCATCAGTTATGGGGGCACTTCCCTGATCATCACCCTGGTGGGCATCGGCCTGGTGCTTTCCGTGTACCGGATGGAAATGGAACGGGGAAAACAGCCGGCCGGGTCCCGGGTGCCGCCCTCCGGTAACAGACCGTTCCAGCCGGGACGGAAAGAGACGGGGAGGTGGACCCGGTGA
- a CDS encoding penicillin-binding transpeptidase domain-containing protein, protein MKIPQFLQRKKKKTGPAPEKPVLKLDPNHQEILHEGKLRAVGLGKFLGLAVLVIVVRLFWLQIVQGSTLAQEANDQITGEHTEIAPRGSIVDRNGEELAVSVISKSLYVDPQELVDNPDRWPAGKMPSRDPKKVAADALAPVLGLNANKLYEEFCEPDRRFIWVKRTLDPHVADQVEAILKEQKLSGFHFKEESKRFYTKNDLAAQVLGFVGTDDKGLEGVEASMDDQLKGRNQKKRSFFDAKGNQVGQSAMNQVQVRRMNTVQLTIDARMQFILEKSLDEAIKKTHAASAAAILMDPNTGEILGMASRPTFDPNHFAQAPKGAYMNRGVGIVYEPGSVFKPIMGSAGLMEGVITPNTPFNDQGSIDVGGRRIRNWDGKGMGHVTFTDVIKFSLNTGMADLGLKLGGERETQYAKAFGFGSATGSDVPGEEAGILYNPKDMVPSDVATMAIGQGIAVTPLQMLRAICAIANGGSLVKPYIVKKVTSPDGKVLQEGKTEVVRTVITPEVAEEMRTMMEKVVSEGGGKTAQIKGYKIAGKTGTAEKLSPKGGYIPGVYIASFVGFVPSDAPRYAMIIMLDSPKGAFYGSQVSAPIFRDTLQQILVAEGVQPSNWDGLPTVESLLAKTAKEAAPLATLEADGNGAVKLPNLAGHAIREVAAALSGANLALIPVGSGTSWKQNPAPGTILHKGDTVTVYFR, encoded by the coding sequence GTGAAGATACCGCAGTTTTTGCAGAGAAAAAAGAAAAAAACGGGTCCGGCACCGGAAAAACCGGTGCTGAAGCTGGATCCCAATCACCAGGAAATCCTCCATGAGGGAAAGCTCCGGGCCGTGGGCCTGGGGAAATTCCTGGGGCTGGCCGTGCTGGTCATTGTGGTCCGGCTGTTCTGGCTCCAGATTGTCCAGGGCAGTACCCTGGCCCAGGAGGCCAATGACCAGATCACCGGGGAACATACGGAAATCGCCCCCCGGGGCAGCATCGTGGACCGGAACGGGGAGGAGCTGGCGGTAAGCGTCATCAGCAAATCCCTCTATGTGGATCCCCAGGAACTGGTGGACAATCCGGACCGGTGGCCGGCGGGGAAAATGCCCAGCCGGGACCCCAAAAAGGTGGCAGCGGATGCCCTGGCACCGGTGCTGGGACTGAATGCGAACAAACTGTACGAAGAATTCTGTGAGCCGGACCGGCGGTTCATCTGGGTGAAGCGGACCCTGGATCCCCATGTGGCGGACCAGGTGGAAGCCATCCTGAAGGAACAGAAGCTCAGCGGGTTCCATTTCAAGGAAGAAAGCAAACGGTTCTATACGAAAAACGACCTGGCGGCCCAGGTCCTGGGCTTTGTGGGCACCGATGACAAGGGGCTGGAGGGGGTGGAAGCCTCCATGGACGACCAGCTGAAGGGCCGGAACCAGAAAAAACGCAGCTTCTTCGACGCCAAGGGCAACCAGGTGGGCCAGAGTGCCATGAACCAGGTCCAGGTACGGCGGATGAACACGGTCCAGCTCACCATTGACGCCCGGATGCAGTTCATCCTGGAAAAGAGCCTGGATGAAGCCATCAAAAAGACCCATGCGGCCAGTGCGGCTGCCATCCTGATGGACCCCAACACCGGGGAGATCCTGGGGATGGCCAGCCGGCCCACCTTCGATCCCAACCATTTTGCCCAGGCCCCCAAAGGAGCCTATATGAACCGGGGCGTGGGCATCGTCTATGAACCCGGATCCGTGTTCAAACCCATTATGGGGTCCGCCGGGCTGATGGAAGGGGTCATCACCCCCAATACGCCCTTCAACGACCAGGGGTCCATCGACGTGGGAGGCCGGCGGATCCGGAACTGGGACGGCAAGGGCATGGGCCATGTGACCTTTACTGACGTGATCAAATTCTCCCTGAATACGGGGATGGCCGACCTGGGCCTGAAGCTGGGAGGCGAACGGGAAACCCAGTATGCCAAAGCCTTCGGCTTCGGCAGCGCCACCGGCAGTGATGTGCCCGGGGAAGAAGCGGGGATCCTGTACAACCCCAAGGATATGGTGCCTTCCGATGTGGCCACCATGGCCATCGGACAGGGGATTGCTGTGACTCCGCTCCAGATGCTCCGTGCCATTTGCGCCATTGCCAACGGTGGGAGCCTGGTAAAACCGTATATTGTCAAAAAAGTCACAAGCCCGGATGGAAAAGTCCTCCAGGAAGGGAAAACAGAAGTGGTCCGCACGGTGATCACGCCGGAAGTGGCGGAAGAAATGCGGACCATGATGGAAAAGGTGGTTTCCGAAGGGGGCGGCAAAACGGCCCAGATCAAGGGCTACAAGATCGCCGGCAAGACTGGGACCGCAGAAAAACTGTCTCCCAAAGGCGGCTATATCCCCGGGGTGTACATTGCCTCCTTTGTGGGCTTTGTGCCCAGTGATGCCCCCAGATATGCCATGATCATCATGCTGGATTCGCCCAAGGGAGCCTTCTACGGATCCCAGGTGTCTGCGCCTATTTTCCGGGATACTCTCCAGCAGATCCTGGTGGCGGAAGGGGTCCAGCCCAGCAACTGGGACGGGCTTCCCACCGTGGAATCCCTGCTGGCCAAGACGGCCAAAGAGGCGGCGCCCCTGGCCACCCTGGAGGCGGACGGGAACGGAGCGGTGAAACTGCCCAACCTGGCCGGCCATGCCATCCGGGAGGTGGCCGCTGCCCTGAGTGGGGCCAACCTGGCCCTGATCCCCGTTGGCAGCGGTACCAGCTGGAAGCAGAATCCCGCTCCGGGAACCATTCTCCACAAGGGAGATACGGTGACGGTGTATTTTCGGTAA